The following proteins are encoded in a genomic region of Dyadobacter sp. UC 10:
- a CDS encoding nucleoside-diphosphate kinase — translation MSTNKTFTMIKPDAVQDGHSGSIIKMIEAAGFRIVALKKTQLTPERAGQFYAVHKDRPFYDDLCKYMSSGPIVPMILEKENAVADFRTLIGATNPANADEGTIRKLFAKSIEANAIHGSDSDENGEIEGNFFFAHIEQF, via the coding sequence ATGTCAACGAATAAAACATTCACAATGATTAAGCCGGATGCCGTACAGGACGGTCACTCGGGATCTATTATCAAGATGATTGAGGCGGCGGGATTTCGTATTGTTGCCTTAAAAAAAACACAACTTACCCCTGAACGCGCAGGTCAGTTTTATGCTGTTCACAAAGACCGCCCGTTTTACGACGATCTTTGCAAGTATATGTCTTCTGGACCTATCGTTCCAATGATCCTTGAAAAGGAGAATGCGGTGGCCGACTTCCGCACCCTGATCGGGGCAACTAACCCGGCCAATGCAGATGAAGGAACGATCCGGAAATTGTTTGCAAAATCAATCGAAGCAAATGCAATTCATGGTTCTGATTCTGATGAAAATGGAGAGATCGAAGGCAATTTCTTTTTCGCCCATATCGAGCAGTTCTAA
- a CDS encoding fasciclin domain-containing protein — protein sequence MKKNRFVGRWATFFLIATLVSATVFSCKENSDDLVKPKTIADVILENGQFSILKDIMIRAKMTDALRTDNLTVFAPDNNAFGKANIFSSSVIPDDSVKYFLQNHIIKNRTKAADLKVGDHPALNKANLVITKTDSVIAVNKSDVVIPNVNADNGVIHVIDSVVVVIK from the coding sequence ATGAAAAAAAACCGTTTTGTAGGGCGTTGGGCGACATTTTTTTTGATTGCAACATTGGTTTCGGCAACTGTATTCTCATGCAAAGAGAATAGCGATGACTTGGTAAAACCTAAAACTATAGCTGATGTCATTCTTGAAAACGGCCAGTTCAGCATACTTAAAGACATTATGATACGCGCAAAAATGACTGATGCGCTGAGAACGGATAATCTTACCGTTTTTGCCCCTGATAATAATGCTTTCGGCAAAGCGAACATTTTCAGTTCATCCGTGATCCCGGATGACTCCGTGAAGTATTTCCTTCAAAATCATATTATCAAAAACAGGACAAAAGCAGCTGATCTGAAAGTCGGGGATCATCCTGCCCTGAACAAGGCAAATCTGGTCATCACTAAAACAGACAGTGTTATCGCGGTGAATAAATCAGACGTTGTGATCCCGAATGTAAATGCAGATAATGGCGTGATCCACGTGATCGACAGTGTGGTAGTAGTGATCAAATGA
- a CDS encoding 3-keto-disaccharide hydrolase — MLKTRQLLLICCAILFVNSAFLATQENGDPQVKKPVKLFNGKDLSGWKINGTEKWYVEKGELVCESGPDKQYGYLTTDKFYKNFDLSLQFKQEANGNSGVFFRSTVDGTKVSGWQVEVAPPNHDTGGIYESYGRNWLVQIPEEKEGFLKMGEWNTLRIRAVGDKVQTWLNGNAMVDLDDAKIGAGNGSIALQIHDGGGIKVRWKNIMLEEL; from the coding sequence ATGTTAAAAACAAGACAACTGCTTCTCATTTGCTGCGCCATTCTATTCGTCAATTCCGCGTTCCTGGCGACGCAGGAAAACGGTGATCCACAGGTGAAAAAACCTGTTAAGCTATTTAATGGAAAAGATTTGAGCGGCTGGAAAATCAATGGTACCGAAAAATGGTATGTCGAAAAAGGCGAGCTGGTTTGCGAAAGCGGACCCGACAAACAATATGGTTATCTGACCACCGACAAATTTTACAAAAACTTCGACCTTTCGCTGCAGTTCAAACAGGAGGCAAATGGAAATAGCGGCGTTTTCTTCCGTTCGACGGTCGACGGTACCAAAGTTTCCGGCTGGCAGGTAGAGGTAGCCCCACCAAATCACGACACCGGTGGCATTTACGAATCATATGGCCGCAACTGGCTCGTTCAGATCCCGGAAGAAAAGGAAGGTTTCCTGAAAATGGGCGAATGGAACACGTTGCGGATCCGAGCGGTAGGCGACAAAGTGCAGACCTGGCTGAATGGTAATGCAATGGTCGATCTGGATGATGCGAAGATCGGTGCAGGAAATGGTTCGATCGCATTGCAGATTCACGATGGCGGTGGTATAAAGGTGCGCTGGAAAAATATCATGCTGGAAGAGCTGTAA
- a CDS encoding histidine kinase gives MNEKRTKTLRMTAASLDGRDFSNMDLENADFSFSSLKDINFDGANLRNAKLRFSALDRTTFRNADLRNADLSFSSLCDVDLSGAKVEGANFSFTSQEKSFNWQDFSLIAIIQSQSWIGTLAAAFLGAVVLYGFNAIAYFTAELSFTEEPVRLAFYKYLVVLNIATGVFTILVTQGLTTWLDFIIKSLLAKHLILSITVFLFDTLLALGIHHLFATHIVSEYVMQYPDEPSQNAPWYWYAWVPVAIANVFYFLRRKGQQLSRKISDQEYQLLNLEKLKTRAELDALQARINPHFLYNSLNSIASLVHEDPDKAEEMTLLLSKLFRYTTGRKTNDYFDTIENELEMVETYLQVEKVRFGTRLRFSVEVMKEELRQLQVPKFILQPIVENAIKHGISHMAEEGNIVVRIYEEESWLHLCVHDNGPAFPETMGAGYGIRSIQDKLKLLYGDNARLELHNEPSKTVNIAIQKSVMGQHQNFSHAVSS, from the coding sequence ATGAACGAGAAAAGAACAAAGACGCTGCGTATGACTGCCGCATCGCTTGACGGCAGGGATTTTAGCAACATGGATCTGGAAAATGCCGATTTTAGCTTTTCGAGCTTAAAGGACATCAATTTCGACGGGGCTAATCTTCGCAACGCTAAACTTCGTTTTTCAGCCCTTGACCGAACCACATTCCGAAATGCGGATCTGCGAAATGCGGATCTTAGTTTCAGTAGCCTTTGCGATGTTGATTTGAGCGGAGCAAAAGTAGAGGGCGCTAATTTTAGTTTCACTTCACAGGAAAAATCCTTTAACTGGCAGGATTTCAGTCTGATAGCTATTATTCAGAGCCAAAGCTGGATCGGCACCCTGGCAGCGGCTTTTCTGGGTGCAGTAGTCTTGTATGGCTTTAATGCAATAGCCTATTTTACAGCCGAGCTGTCCTTCACCGAAGAGCCCGTCCGTCTGGCTTTTTACAAATACCTGGTAGTCCTCAATATAGCTACCGGTGTGTTTACAATCCTTGTTACTCAGGGGCTCACAACCTGGCTCGATTTCATTATCAAGAGCCTGCTTGCCAAACACCTGATCCTTTCGATCACGGTGTTTTTGTTTGATACCCTGCTGGCACTGGGTATACACCATTTGTTTGCAACCCATATTGTAAGCGAGTATGTGATGCAATATCCGGACGAACCCTCGCAAAATGCGCCCTGGTACTGGTATGCCTGGGTACCGGTGGCGATTGCCAATGTTTTTTACTTCTTAAGAAGGAAAGGCCAGCAACTCTCCCGAAAGATCTCTGATCAGGAATATCAATTGTTGAATCTCGAAAAGCTTAAAACACGTGCCGAGCTGGACGCCTTGCAGGCGCGTATCAACCCTCACTTTCTTTATAATTCATTGAACAGCATTGCCAGCCTGGTACATGAAGATCCCGACAAGGCGGAGGAAATGACATTGCTGCTTTCCAAATTGTTCAGGTACACAACCGGCCGGAAAACGAACGATTATTTTGACACAATAGAAAACGAGCTGGAAATGGTGGAAACCTACCTGCAGGTAGAGAAAGTGCGTTTCGGGACAAGGCTGAGGTTTAGCGTTGAAGTAATGAAGGAAGAATTGAGGCAATTACAGGTTCCCAAATTTATTTTGCAACCTATTGTGGAGAATGCGATCAAGCACGGTATTTCGCATATGGCGGAGGAAGGAAATATTGTGGTTAGGATATATGAAGAAGAATCCTGGCTGCATCTTTGCGTACACGATAACGGTCCGGCATTCCCCGAAACAATGGGAGCCGGCTACGGGATCAGGAGTATTCAGGATAAATTGAAACTGCTTTATGGCGACAATGCCCGGCTTGAACTCCACAATGAGCCCAGCAAGACCGTCAATATTGCGATCCAAAAATCAGTAATGGGACAACACCAAAATTTTAGTCATGCAGTTTCCTCTTAA
- a CDS encoding LytR/AlgR family response regulator transcription factor, giving the protein MQFPLKTILIDDEPLALSRLRRLLDKHSDVFNIVSEAKNGAEGLIEINRHSPDVIFLDIEMPLLNGFEMLSKLTKMPLVVFSTAYDQYAIRAFEENSVDYLLKPVENDRLLKTIDKIRNITKAGTSSTGNVNPYSENLLRLLEEMKPKKEIFSLSVKSGDRILLIPMTEITHFEAEEKYVFLNTLDGQKYLLNYTLTSLEEKLPKHYLRISRAGIVNSHHIKEIQKHFNGKYVIVLRDRKASQVTSGSTYGDAIRHLLDN; this is encoded by the coding sequence ATGCAGTTTCCTCTTAAAACCATATTGATCGACGATGAGCCGCTGGCATTAAGCCGTTTGCGAAGATTGCTGGACAAGCATTCGGACGTTTTTAATATTGTTTCCGAAGCAAAAAATGGAGCGGAAGGTTTGATCGAGATCAACAGGCACAGCCCGGATGTTATTTTTCTGGATATTGAAATGCCGCTTCTGAATGGTTTTGAAATGCTTTCCAAACTCACCAAAATGCCGCTTGTTGTATTTTCAACGGCTTACGATCAATATGCGATCAGGGCTTTTGAAGAGAATTCAGTTGACTATCTTTTAAAACCTGTTGAAAATGACAGGCTGCTTAAAACGATCGACAAGATCCGGAATATTACCAAAGCGGGGACGAGCAGCACAGGAAATGTGAACCCGTACTCCGAGAACCTGCTGAGGTTACTGGAAGAAATGAAGCCTAAAAAGGAAATATTTTCACTTTCAGTCAAATCGGGCGATCGGATTTTGCTGATCCCGATGACAGAAATTACCCATTTTGAAGCGGAAGAAAAATATGTGTTCCTCAATACGCTGGACGGACAGAAATACCTTCTCAATTACACTCTGACTTCACTTGAAGAAAAGCTTCCCAAGCATTATCTGCGCATCAGCAGAGCAGGCATCGTCAACTCCCATCATATCAAAGAAATCCAGAAGCATTTCAATGGAAAGTATGTGATCGTACTACGTGACCGAAAGGCTTCACAGGTTACGAGCGGCAGCACTTACGGGGATGCGATACGTCATCTTCTTGATAATTAA